ATGGGGAACTTGTCGTAAATCAGGTGGAGCTGATGAGGTTTTGTGCTTGAAATGTGTATTTAAATTGAGATTCGGTCGTTTGTTTGTATAGAAAAAGCACAGGCTTATTTGAATTTTTTATAATAATGTTTATATATCATAGGTCTAAAGTGGTTTTCATATAGTTATGGTTGATGGATAATGTTTTTTTTCAAGAAATCCGATAAGAAAGAGGCTTCCGTAAAGAAAGGCCCTATTCAACCTAAGTTTTTTGCGCGTCTTACAACTGACATTGGCCCCGTGGTTTGGGCGGTGAGCGAAGAAGATCATTTCATTCGAGTTTACGGTGAAAAGGGTGAAGACCGTATTCTATATCGCTTTAGTGATGCGGTTCATGACTTAAAAGATTTTAAGGGCAGTTGCGTTCATCTTTCTCATTGGGTGCTTAAAGAAGCCATTGAGAAAATTGAGAAAATCGACGACAGCTATGAAATTCTGTTAAAAAATGGGGTGCGTTTCCCCGTCTGTGAATCCTACCGTCGTGTCCTTCATGAGTCTGAATGGGACTTGGAAAGATAGATACCTTCAGTCCACAGTTTGGTGGCCGTTGAAAAAATGGTCATTTATACATCTCTTGATTAGGTGGTTCTCCACATCTTATCCATAAAGGTAATATGAAAGCTTTGTCGATTGTATCTATACTTTTAGACAAATTATAAGAATAAATGGAGGGATGGCTTGGATAACGATTTAACGCCACAAGTTGTTGTAAAACACTTATCGGCAAATGAAACGAGCCATACAGATTTTGGGGGGGAGCAACTCCTTGAAATCCTTGAAACCAGCCCGGTCAGCATTGGTATCATGACGCCGGATGGGAATTACATCTGGCACAACAGTCGTGAGCTTGAGCTTCATGACGAAATGCGACGTGATCTTAACGGTCAAAATATTAAAAGCTATTTCTCCAACCCAAGCCAGCATGCTGAACTCGGCCACAAGCTCAACCTTGGTGGCTGTTACGAGGATGAGGAGATCTTTTTTAAGAAGAAAAATGGTGATAAGTGGTGGGGGCTTGTAACGGCCTATTCAATCGCCTTTAGAAATGAACCAGCCATTATCACATGGACCGTTGATATCACCGAACAAAAAGACAGCCAGAACGAGATGTTGAAGGCTGTTAAAGAGGCAGAGCGTGCCAATAACGCGAAGTCCTCGTTTCTGGCGACCATGAGCCATGAAATCCGCACCCCCATGAACGGTATCATGGGGATGATCCAACTGCTTGATCGCACAGAGTTAGGTGATGAGCAACGCGACATGTTGAAAGTCGTGGGTGAATCTGCGGGCTCTTTGCTGACAATCATTGATGATATTCTTGATTTTTCCAAAATTGAAGCCAGCAAGCTGCAATTAGAAAATGTGTCGATGAACTTGCGTGACATGATCGAAGGCACAGTTGATCTGTTGACCAATAAGGCACAAGAAAAAGGTGTTGAGCTCCTTTCTTATATCTCCCCCCAGTTTGAACGTGAATATATTGGCGATCCTGTGCGATTGCGCCAAATTTTGATTAACCTGCTGGGCAATGCGATTAAGTTTACTGATGAGGGGGCCGTAATTGTTGAGGTGCATCCGGTAAAAGACGGCAAAATTCGTTTTGAGGTCACCGATACAGGGATCGGTTTGACCAAAGAGCAGAGCGATAAACTGTTCCAGCCGTTCGTGCAGGCAGAGGCCTCAACAACACGCAAGTTTGGCGGGAGTGGGCTTGGCCTTTCAATCTCCCAATCCCTTGTCGAAATGATGGGGGGAGTGATCAATATTATTTCAGCCCCTAATGAGGGCTCGACCTTTTGGTTTGATCTATCTTTGGATGAAGGTGAAGCCCTCTCAGAGTCAGCAACACATTATAATCTTGAAGGGTTAACTGCCCTTGTTGTTGAGGAAAATAGGATTGCACGGCGCACGATTTCTGATTATTTGGAAGCCCAAGGTGTTGAGGTCTTTTCAACAAAATCAGCTGAGACAGGCATGAAGGCCTTACAGTATGGTTTCTCTAACGATAATCCATATGATCTTGCTTTGATCTGTCATGACCCGGGCGGTCTGGACGGTGTGGAAGCTGCCTGTACAATCTTGGAAGATGATGAGCTGTGCGAGACAGGCATTATCATCACGACCCATTCAAATGACGTTGAAGCAAGACGAAGTGCGGAATGGCTCGGGATTAATATGTTTTTGCAAAAACCGTTTCGGGCAGAAACGCTTTTTTCAGCCGTTGCCAATGTGACACATAGAAAAATATCGCAAAAAGAACATAGACTACTTGATGTGGTTAGCTACAAAGCACCAGACGCGGAAGATGCGTTAATGGCTGGTGCTTTGATTTTGGTTGCGGAAGATAACCCGGTCAACCAGATGGTGATTGAAAAGCAGCTTGATGAGCTCGGTTTTGCCTGTCACCTCGTCCCCAATGGGGCACAAGCTTGGAAAGCCCTTGAGGGCAAAGACTATGGCTTGTTGCTAACAGATTGCCACATGCCGGAGATGGATGGCTATAAGCTGACCGAACTTGTGCGCCAAAGAGAATTACATGAGCCAGAGCGGGGGCGCTTACCGATTATCGCCCTTACCGCCAACGCCTTGGTTGGAGAGGCTGAAAAATGCCGACAGGCGGGCATGGATGACTATCTATCCAAGCCAGTGAATATGGAAGACTTGGAAAGAACCGTTGGTGAGTGGAACCCGGGCCTATTGGAAATGCGTGTTGCTATCCATGATGACGGACGTAGCAGTGATGAAGCGGCTTCTATTCAGGATCAGGTCGATGCGCTTCTTAATGATGGTTTTTTCGTTGTTGATCCCGAAGAAGGCAGTGATAGTGTGGATGAAGGCGTGCTTGATATGGCCTTCATTGAGCAAAATATCGGTGATCTGGATTTCGCACGCGGTATGTTGGATGTATTTATCACCACAACAGCCTCAACCATTGAAGAATTGCATGTTTATATAAAGAATAAAGAGATCAGCAAAGTAAAAGAGGCGGCGCATTCTATTAAAGGCGCTGCAAATATGGCAGGTGCTTTATCGCTTGGTGAGGTTTGTGGTCAGATTGAAGATATTGCGCTAAATGCCGTTGTTGAAGGTGATTTAGAGCCCGCAACACCATTGATCGATCAAGTCGATAGTTTGTTTGTAAAAGTCAAAAAAGCAATACGGGACTTATAAGACGTTATGATATAAGGCGCCGTTTTAGGACGGCGTCAATTTTGAGCTTAAGGTTATCTTTTGTCACAGGCTTGACGACATATCCGTCTACGGAAAGGTCAGCTGCTTTTTTAACGCTATCGATTGTACCGTCGCTGGTGAGAAAAACGACGGGTATATCAGAGGCTTTCCCATCAAGCTCTTTAAGCTTTTCCAAGAAACCAAAACCATCCATACCTTCCATATTGATATCACATATGATGAAGTTTGGTTGGTTTTCTACCACTTGTTTAAGGCCAGCGTACCCGTCTGGCGCTTCCATAATCATGGTGCAGCCAAGGTTTTTTAGATAATGGCTAATCATCTGTCTTACAAAGGCCTGATCTTCAATCACAAGCACCTTAAGTAAAGAGTAGTCGAAAACACCCATTCTAAAAATCGTCCTTCAATCCTGTTTTTTAATTGTCTTAATGCTTTTGTACGACAGGAGTACTTAAGTTGAAATTAGTGAGTTCAGGTAGAAAAAGCAACGAAGAGTTTATAAAATAACGAAAAAAATGGCTGACTTATCTATTCGTAGGATGGCTGAAGCTCGTTGTCTTATCCAAAAAAAGAAACACTGAGCGTTATCCTTGGCTCTCCATAAATGAGCTTCATAATCAGGGCAATAAAAAACCCCACGAAATTAATCGCAGGGTTTTTAATGGCGGACGGCTAGGGACTAGATGACATTCGCTCTACAATGCCTAAAAAGCCTTGATTTCTTATGATTAACCATCTAAAGGTAGGTGGTAATTGTAGGTGGTTTAAGAGGAAGTCATGGCTAGATATGTCGTTAAGCAGAAGCAAGGTTACTATGCGGTACTGGAGATTCCCAAGGCACTGCATAATCATTTCGGTAAAAGGCGTTTCAAGGAAACCCTTAAGACACGCGATACCTCAGAAGCCCAGCGCAGAGTATTGCCCCTAGTGGCGAAGTGGAAGTGTGAGATTGAAGCTGCACGTAACGGCAACCAAGGCCCACTTGAGCGTGACCATAAGTTCTGGCGCGAATCTCTGTCGACTGCTGAAACAAACAGTGGCCACACAGACGAACAAGGGGATGACGTTTACCAATCTGACTATGACCTGATCCTTGATCACCTACAGGAAAAAGCAAAGGAGATGGATCAGGAGAATGACGGAACTGGGAATGACTTCTATCAGCAAGCTACAGGCAACGCGGTAGCAACCACCGACTACATTGATGAATGGAAAGCAGCCCTAACCAATACCGAGAAGACAAAAGACATGAAGGCGTCAGCGGTCAGACGGTTTGCTGAAAAGTTTACGACCATCGACAAGGTCACCAAGAAGAACGTCAGACGCTGGGCTGATACACTGATGCAGGAAGAAGGCCTTTCCCTGAAGACAGTGAAGAGTATTCTTTCCGCTTGTCGTGATTACTGGAAATATTTGATCGCCATCGAAGTGGTGAGCGAGGACTACACGCCATTGAGCAACCTTGGGCTGGCCAGTAAGGTATCCAAGGCGAAGGCCAATGAACGGAAATCATTTAGCGAAGAGGAGGTCTTGTCCCTCCTTGCCAAGGCTAAAGAGAAAGGCGACGGCTCACTGGCTGACCTAATTATCATGGGTATGTGGACCGGGGCACGTATCGAAGAACTTTGTTCCTTGCAAGTGGATAAGGTCAAAGAGAAGTCATTCGAAATCGTTGACGCTAAGACTGCATCTGGTTGGCGTGAGATCCCTATTCACTCTCAACTGAAACCTACCATCAAACGGTTGGTTAAAGATTCCAAGGATGGGTACGTACTTAGCGGCCTTTCTGAGAACAAATATGGTGACCGAAGTAACGCTATAGGGAAACGCTTCGGACGCATTAAGACCGAGATGGGTTTTAACAGGTGTCATGTATTCCATTCGATCCGTAAGACGGTGATTAGTAAGTTCAGACATGCTGGGATTGATGAAGACAAAGCAGCTGATATTGTGGGGCACGATATTCCTACAATGACGTATGGTCTATATGCTGATAACAGCCTGCTGCAGGAACTGATCGAAGCTATGGAGAAAATCACCTACAAGGGTTGGAATGCATAAGCGAACAGATCCACGCGCAGTGGGGTATCTGGCTTTATCTACCCCTGTTGCAATATCTACTGGTCTGTAATTAAAGGGTTATTTAATCTTAGATAGATACGTATTCTATCGTGTCTATTCCAATCTTATTTTCCCGCAGCGTCAACTTGAAGCCAAAGCACAGTGCCCACATGGGACACATTCGACAGGTACAGATTTGTACCACACCCCACCTTTATTACAATTTTTAAGATGACCCGAAATCTTGGGACAATGGTTCAAGCTCAAGCGCATCGCTGTCGATGTGGGCTTCGGTACAAAGTACATCCGAACCTAGCCATACACATAAGAAACAACAGGTCATTATCAATTAGTGCCCACTCCAGTATGTAGAACCGATTCCATGCTTCTGAACATACTTGTCTTTTAACACAACAAAACACACTACTGACCACACGCGAAGTTTCGTTCTGTGGCAATAGCAATTCGATATCTAAAAAGGAATACAGAATATGACCAAGTCAATGACTAAAGCTCAACTAGCTGCAGAACTCGAGAAAGCAAATGAAACAATCTCGAACTTAGTTAACAGCGTTTCTCAAGAAGAAGACATTGTTCTCAATCTCATTGAAGAACGTGATGAACTTAAATCTCAAATCCAAAACAACAGAAGGTACCGCAAGATAGTTCAGGAACGAATGAAAGAGTTAGACATGGAAGTCGAACTCCTGAAATCTATGTTGTATGACAAGGTTGAAGAACTTGGTGTCATTAAAGCTGAAGAAATCTGCTAGGGCTTTTACCCCTTAAGAATGGAGGTCGATCTTGGCCTCTATTCTTTTTCTTATTGCCCTACATGGAAGGCTTTACTCATGACAAACAATGCACTTACTCCCATCGTCTCCGTGCAAGACGGCACCGTGTTCGCTAACTCTAAAGATGTTGCGAACTTCTTCGGCAAACGCCACGACAATGTAATGGCTGACATACACAGTCGTATGAAATCTCTTTCTCCTGAAATCTCAGGACAATGGTTCCAACGTGAACGCATCGCTGTTGATGTAGGCTTCGGCACAAAGTATGTCCCAACCTACAACCTGACCCGTGATGGGTTCACATTCTTGGTAATGAAATGGACAGGCGAGAAGGCCACCCAGTTCCAAGTCAAGTACATCCAACGCTTCAACGAAATGGAACAGGAACTGAAGTCTCAGGTTCCAGCCGTACCGACATCCTTTGCGGAGGCACTCCAGTTGGCAGCGGATCAAGCCAATAAGATTGAACAACAAGACCTGAAGCTTATCGAACAGGCCCTTGTTTTTAGTAACAAAAATCTGAGTGGGTATAACGTATCCACCGAGTGCGGCTTTCCCCCCGGTGGGGGTGGGCTGGTGCTGTGAGTGTGAGCCTTTAAGCCTTATTGCTTGCCCCTGCTCAAAAGAAACATTTATCCGCCCAGAACTAGGATGTCACTTATAGGTACACTCCAGTGTTACCTCATGGTGTTACATCCATAACGTAACATATGGATTGACATACGCAATAAGTTACACTAATCGTATAGGAACTAGACCTTATTGTTACACATAGCAAGGACAGGACCATGCCACAGGTTGCTTATATCCGGGTATCAAGTGCAGATCAGAACACAGACAGACAGCTGACCGACACAGGCTTAAGCTTTAAGAAGACATTCACAGACGAATGCAGTGGGGGCAGCACTAACCGCCCAGCTTTAGAGCGTATGCTTGAATATGTCCGTGAAGGTGATGAGATACACGTTCATTCTATTGATCGCTTGGCTCGTAACCTTGAAGACCTTCTGGGGCTGTTGAAAGTCCTTACTGGACAGGGCGTGTCTGTAAAGTTTCACAAAGAGAACTTAACGTTCACAGGAGAAGAGAACCCTTTCCAAGAACTTCAGCTGCAGATCATAGGGGCCGTTGCCCAGTTCGAAAGATCAATGATCAAAGAGCGTCAACGTGAAGGGATCGCTAAGGCCAAACAAAAGGGTATCTATAAAGGACGTAAGAAGTCAATTGAACGTGAACGTGTCTTTGCTCTTAAGGAACAAGGAATGGGACCGTCTGCGATTGCTAAGGAGATGGGGGTGAGTCGTATGTCTATTCACCGTATCCTCACGGCTTAATAGTGCCCACTTAAGAAGTAAAAGGGTCAATATTGCTGACCTTTTTAATGTTCCTGTCTGTCTCTCATATATCGGTGCAAGTGCTTACTGATCGCTCACTTCCACTGGTGGAAATCATTAATAAAAACAGTTACTTAATACACCAGTCGTCACCAAAGATCAACAGTAAAGAGTTCTTGATTTTAACGACTCGTGGACTCATGATCCCGTCCGTCCACTGAGGAACTACACCAACATAAAAAAACAAAAGGACGCTCTACAAAATGTTTATTAAGATTGGCAACTTTGAATTTGACGGATCATTTACTCACAGCTTCTTTATCCGTGTGCCGGGTATCGGGCAGGCCTTTGTTGAGAAAGGCAGTGTTCAATGTGCCTCTGGCTGGTTTGTTGACGCACGTATCTCACACGTTGGGTCACGAGAGATCACCTTTGATCCTGCACCATGGTTGTTACGTGTGATGAAGCGGAACCACACCAACGACGACGGAACTGTCACACAAGAAGGTTGATAAAAAGTCTTTATATTTCAGTGGGTTACACAGAGAAGTGATTGACGATCTTGGCTTCAGGTTTCGATGGTAATTTCTCCTTTTATTTCAATGACTTAAGATTAGTGCCCACTTAAGATAGGTGCCCCCCTGTGTTATTATTGTTTACTGTAACGTTAACCTCTCGATTATCTCGTCTAAGTAACAATTGCCTTATGTTAACTATGGTGTTCGTTAAGTGTAACGTAGACCATACCTACCTAGCTATAGAGCTAAGAGAAGGGTTGTGTTGATATAAGGTGATTAAAGCTTGTAGGAAATTATTGAAGACATACGTACCTTCACCCCTCAGTAACATAGATCACAACATTCATACACACAGACCATAGCGATAAAGACTTACCATGTCAGACAGGTAAGGTTTCTTATTAGCGGTGATTGGTCAGTATGAAGGGGTAACTTCACTTTCCTATTACAGGAACTTCTACAGTTAAGAATTGAGCAGTGTCTTCAGTGATGGGGGCACTGCTTAGTTTTTTTCGAAATACAATCCCACATTAAAGGCATGATCATATGGCATCTTTCACCATCCCGAACGGGTGTGACTTGAAGCAGCATTCTTTTCGGTTGCCTGCAAAGTCTCATGACCTGATCCGAAGACCTAACACCCTCTATACGGACTTACTCGGTAAGAAACCAAGTATGTCTGCTTTGGTCGCCCGTGCCCTAGATGCACTAAACGAAAACCTCCAGCAACGAATGGACAACCAAGTTCCTTGGGAAATCATTCAACAACAGGAGCGTGAGGCGTTTAACAGGGTGAGCCGATGACACAAGAGCATACAGGCCCAGCCCCTGAAACAACACTGGCTGAACTTCACAGCATGTTGACGAATATCTTCCTTGATATGGTCAGCAGCGATGATCCGATCAAAGCAAAGGATATGCGAGTGATTGTCTCATTCCTTAAAGACAACGGATACGGGCACAAGCCAGCACGTAAGACCACACGTAAAACACCATACAATCCCAGCCAGCACCAAATACCTGATCTCAGTAATGGGCACTGGCCAGAAACTATAATTAATTAACAACCTGATTCCCGGCAGCGCGAAGTCGGGTTAGGCAAGGTAAGACGCTGACATGACCATGATGTTGGCTAACCGTAAGGACCGTTTCCATGGTTAATGGCGCGTCTGCCTTGCCGCCTCTTATCTAACTATAGAACTCCCCATAAAAGGAAATTAAACAATGCATGAATCACTCATGATTAAAACAGGTTCGTCTGGTGGCACCGTTGGTGTCGATGGCGACCAATTCTACCGTGATAACCACCAAGGCGGTGAAGCCCAGTTATCAGGTGAAGTTGCAGTATCAACAGATGTCATTACCCAAGCACGGACACCGAGTGGTTTCCCTCGCACTGGTGCGTCTATCACTGAGAACGATATCATTAATCTCAAAGGCAGTGAGGGTCGTATCAAAGATATGATCGCTGCAGGACTCGTTGAGGGACTCCCAGACGGCTCTTACCGTGTCACTAGCAATCAGCCTAGCCAAGAGAAGCCAGAAGGGACTCAGGAGTCCTTAGAATTGCAACAAGAATCCCTTGGTGATGATATCGAAGCTTCAATTACT
The genomic region above belongs to Candidatus Terasakiella magnetica and contains:
- a CDS encoding LytTR family transcriptional regulator DNA-binding domain-containing protein, with protein sequence MFFFKKSDKKEASVKKGPIQPKFFARLTTDIGPVVWAVSEEDHFIRVYGEKGEDRILYRFSDAVHDLKDFKGSCVHLSHWVLKEAIEKIEKIDDSYEILLKNGVRFPVCESYRRVLHESEWDLER
- a CDS encoding response regulator, with amino-acid sequence MDNDLTPQVVVKHLSANETSHTDFGGEQLLEILETSPVSIGIMTPDGNYIWHNSRELELHDEMRRDLNGQNIKSYFSNPSQHAELGHKLNLGGCYEDEEIFFKKKNGDKWWGLVTAYSIAFRNEPAIITWTVDITEQKDSQNEMLKAVKEAERANNAKSSFLATMSHEIRTPMNGIMGMIQLLDRTELGDEQRDMLKVVGESAGSLLTIIDDILDFSKIEASKLQLENVSMNLRDMIEGTVDLLTNKAQEKGVELLSYISPQFEREYIGDPVRLRQILINLLGNAIKFTDEGAVIVEVHPVKDGKIRFEVTDTGIGLTKEQSDKLFQPFVQAEASTTRKFGGSGLGLSISQSLVEMMGGVINIISAPNEGSTFWFDLSLDEGEALSESATHYNLEGLTALVVEENRIARRTISDYLEAQGVEVFSTKSAETGMKALQYGFSNDNPYDLALICHDPGGLDGVEAACTILEDDELCETGIIITTHSNDVEARRSAEWLGINMFLQKPFRAETLFSAVANVTHRKISQKEHRLLDVVSYKAPDAEDALMAGALILVAEDNPVNQMVIEKQLDELGFACHLVPNGAQAWKALEGKDYGLLLTDCHMPEMDGYKLTELVRQRELHEPERGRLPIIALTANALVGEAEKCRQAGMDDYLSKPVNMEDLERTVGEWNPGLLEMRVAIHDDGRSSDEAASIQDQVDALLNDGFFVVDPEEGSDSVDEGVLDMAFIEQNIGDLDFARGMLDVFITTTASTIEELHVYIKNKEISKVKEAAHSIKGAANMAGALSLGEVCGQIEDIALNAVVEGDLEPATPLIDQVDSLFVKVKKAIRDL
- a CDS encoding response regulator — encoded protein: MGVFDYSLLKVLVIEDQAFVRQMISHYLKNLGCTMIMEAPDGYAGLKQVVENQPNFIICDINMEGMDGFGFLEKLKELDGKASDIPVVFLTSDGTIDSVKKAADLSVDGYVVKPVTKDNLKLKIDAVLKRRLIS
- a CDS encoding DUF6538 domain-containing protein; translation: MARYVVKQKQGYYAVLEIPKALHNHFGKRRFKETLKTRDTSEAQRRVLPLVAKWKCEIEAARNGNQGPLERDHKFWRESLSTAETNSGHTDEQGDDVYQSDYDLILDHLQEKAKEMDQENDGTGNDFYQQATGNAVATTDYIDEWKAALTNTEKTKDMKASAVRRFAEKFTTIDKVTKKNVRRWADTLMQEEGLSLKTVKSILSACRDYWKYLIAIEVVSEDYTPLSNLGLASKVSKAKANERKSFSEEEVLSLLAKAKEKGDGSLADLIIMGMWTGARIEELCSLQVDKVKEKSFEIVDAKTASGWREIPIHSQLKPTIKRLVKDSKDGYVLSGLSENKYGDRSNAIGKRFGRIKTEMGFNRCHVFHSIRKTVISKFRHAGIDEDKAADIVGHDIPTMTYGLYADNSLLQELIEAMEKITYKGWNA
- a CDS encoding Rha family transcriptional regulator, translating into MTNNALTPIVSVQDGTVFANSKDVANFFGKRHDNVMADIHSRMKSLSPEISGQWFQRERIAVDVGFGTKYVPTYNLTRDGFTFLVMKWTGEKATQFQVKYIQRFNEMEQELKSQVPAVPTSFAEALQLAADQANKIEQQDLKLIEQALVFSNKNLSGYNVSTECGFPPGGGGLVL
- a CDS encoding recombinase family protein, producing MPQVAYIRVSSADQNTDRQLTDTGLSFKKTFTDECSGGSTNRPALERMLEYVREGDEIHVHSIDRLARNLEDLLGLLKVLTGQGVSVKFHKENLTFTGEENPFQELQLQIIGAVAQFERSMIKERQREGIAKAKQKGIYKGRKKSIERERVFALKEQGMGPSAIAKEMGVSRMSIHRILTA